In a genomic window of Paraburkholderia phenazinium:
- a CDS encoding PaaI family thioesterase, whose product MTDLLDRARGALHAQPFSMLLGAELMHTSTNELTLCLPIRDELRQQHGFVHGGVISYLADNALTFAGALALGPRVVTGEYKINYLRPAMNGTLVARAQVVYAGRHQATCQCNIFVMDGDRERLVAVAQGTINRIGDGGESVAAS is encoded by the coding sequence ATGACCGATCTACTGGACCGGGCGCGCGGCGCGCTGCATGCCCAGCCGTTCAGCATGCTGCTTGGCGCCGAACTGATGCACACGAGCACCAACGAGCTGACGCTATGCCTGCCGATTCGCGACGAGTTGCGGCAACAGCACGGCTTCGTCCACGGGGGAGTGATCAGTTATCTTGCCGACAATGCGCTCACCTTCGCCGGCGCGCTGGCGCTTGGGCCGCGCGTCGTCACGGGCGAATACAAGATCAACTATCTGCGGCCTGCCATGAACGGCACACTGGTGGCGCGGGCGCAGGTCGTCTACGCCGGACGGCACCAGGCGACCTGTCAATGCAATATCTTCGTGATGGACGGCGACCGCGAGCGGCTTGTCGCCGTCGCACAGGGGACCATCAACCGGATTGGTGACGGCGGCGAGAGCGTGGCGGCAAGTTGA
- a CDS encoding UxaA family hydrolase: MTDTSEATISSTAGLQPVLQGFLRSDGRKGIRNVVAVAYLVECAHHVAREIVTQFREPLDAFDDPTAEREPAVHLIGFPGCYPNGYAEKMLEQLTTHPNVGAVLFVSLGCESMNKHYLVDVVRATGRPVEVLTIQEKGGTRSTIQYGVDWVRDARKQLAAQQRVPMGLDELVIGTICGGSDGTSGITANPAVGRAFDHLIEAGATCIFEETGELVGCEFHMKTRAARPELGDEIVACVAKAARYYSILGHGSFAVGNADGGLTTQEEKSLGAYAKSGASPIVGIIKPGDVPPTGGLYLLDVVPDGEPRFGFPNISDNAEIGELIACGAHVILFTTGRGSVVGSAISPVIKVCANPATYRNLAGDMDVDAGRILEGRGTLEEVGREVFDQTLAVAQGAASKSETLGHQEFILTYKTFEPVGPSCLPSGAAPRHRVVEVASH, encoded by the coding sequence ATGACTGACACTTCCGAAGCAACGATCTCCTCAACCGCCGGCTTGCAACCCGTGCTGCAAGGCTTTTTACGCAGCGACGGGCGTAAAGGCATCCGCAATGTGGTCGCGGTGGCGTACCTCGTCGAATGCGCGCATCACGTCGCTCGCGAGATCGTCACGCAGTTCCGCGAGCCGCTCGACGCGTTCGACGACCCCACAGCAGAACGCGAACCGGCCGTGCACCTGATCGGCTTCCCTGGGTGCTATCCCAACGGCTACGCGGAGAAGATGCTCGAACAGCTCACCACGCATCCCAATGTGGGGGCGGTGCTGTTCGTATCGCTCGGCTGCGAGAGCATGAACAAGCACTACCTGGTCGACGTGGTGCGCGCAACCGGTCGACCTGTCGAAGTCCTGACGATCCAGGAAAAGGGCGGCACACGCAGCACGATTCAGTACGGCGTGGACTGGGTACGCGATGCGCGCAAGCAACTGGCGGCACAACAGCGCGTGCCGATGGGGCTCGACGAACTGGTGATCGGCACGATCTGCGGCGGCTCGGACGGCACCAGCGGCATCACCGCGAATCCGGCGGTGGGCCGCGCGTTCGATCATCTGATCGAGGCCGGCGCCACCTGCATCTTCGAAGAAACGGGCGAGCTGGTCGGCTGCGAGTTTCATATGAAAACGCGCGCGGCGCGGCCCGAACTCGGCGACGAGATCGTCGCCTGCGTGGCCAAGGCAGCGCGCTATTACTCGATTCTCGGTCACGGCAGTTTTGCGGTGGGCAATGCCGACGGCGGCCTGACCACGCAGGAAGAAAAATCGCTTGGCGCCTATGCGAAAAGCGGGGCGTCGCCGATTGTCGGCATCATCAAACCGGGCGATGTGCCGCCGACCGGCGGCCTCTATCTGCTCGACGTCGTGCCGGACGGTGAACCGCGTTTCGGTTTTCCGAACATCAGCGACAACGCGGAAATCGGCGAGCTGATCGCGTGCGGCGCGCATGTGATCCTGTTCACGACCGGACGCGGTTCGGTGGTCGGCTCGGCCATTTCGCCCGTCATCAAGGTGTGCGCGAATCCGGCCACTTATCGCAATCTCGCCGGCGATATGGATGTCGACGCCGGCCGGATTCTCGAAGGCCGCGGCACGCTGGAAGAGGTGGGCCGCGAAGTGTTCGATCAGACGCTGGCGGTGGCGCAGGGCGCGGCGTCGAAATCGGAGACGCTCGGGCACCAGGAGTTTATTCTTACGTATAAGACCTTCGAACCGGTCGGGCCGTCGTGCCTGCCTTCGGGCGCCGCGCCGAGGCATCGGGTGGTTGAGGTCGCTTCGCATTGA
- a CDS encoding SDR family oxidoreductase — translation MTQRLAGKTALITAAGQGIGLATAELFAREGARVIATDIRIDSLAGKPVEARKLDVRDSAAIHALAAEIGAIDVLFNCAGYVHAGSILEATEEDWDFAFDLNAKAMYRTIRAFLPAMLEKGGGSIINMSSAASSVKGVPNRFVYGASKAAVIGLTKAVAADFITRGVRCNAICPGTVASPSLEQRIAAQAQTQGATVDAVQAAFVARQPMGRIGKPEEIAALALYLASDESAFTTGHAHVIDGGWSN, via the coding sequence ATGACACAAAGACTGGCCGGGAAGACGGCCCTGATTACCGCCGCCGGACAAGGTATCGGTCTCGCGACCGCCGAGTTGTTCGCGCGCGAAGGCGCGCGCGTGATTGCGACCGACATCCGCATCGATTCGCTCGCTGGCAAACCGGTCGAAGCGCGCAAGCTCGACGTGCGCGACAGCGCTGCGATCCACGCGCTTGCCGCCGAGATCGGTGCGATCGACGTGCTGTTCAACTGCGCAGGCTACGTGCACGCCGGTTCGATTCTCGAAGCGACGGAAGAAGATTGGGACTTCGCGTTCGATCTGAACGCGAAAGCGATGTACCGGACCATTCGCGCGTTTTTGCCGGCCATGCTGGAGAAGGGCGGTGGGTCGATCATCAATATGTCGTCGGCGGCATCGAGCGTGAAGGGCGTGCCGAACCGCTTCGTTTACGGTGCGTCCAAGGCCGCTGTGATCGGCTTGACGAAGGCCGTCGCTGCAGACTTCATCACACGTGGTGTACGCTGTAACGCGATCTGCCCGGGCACGGTGGCTTCGCCGTCGCTCGAACAGCGGATCGCGGCACAGGCTCAGACGCAAGGTGCCACCGTCGACGCAGTGCAGGCGGCCTTTGTCGCCCGCCAGCCGATGGGCCGCATCGGCAAGCCCGAAGAGATCGCGGCACTGGCGCTGTATCTGGCCTCCGACGAGTCGGCGTTCACCACCGGCCACGCGCATGTAATCGACGGCGGCTGGTCGAACTAG
- a CDS encoding sugar ABC transporter ATP-binding protein, whose protein sequence is MSEPLHTPGIAATETATAGAAAAVVEALDVTKRFGSYAALNDVSIRVMAGESHALVGRNGAGKSTLVSILTGLRKPDTGEVRFGGMPAPSLADRDAWRERVACVYQHSTIIRDLSVAENLFINRQPERRGMIDWQAMRRDARELLDHWKIDVREDARAGDLSVEARQLVEIARALSYGARFIILDEPTAQLDGDEIKRLFRRITELQREGVTFLFISHHLQEVYEICQAVTVLRDARHIVSAPVSALPREQLIEAMTGERGGLAVADAAARAPLPAGTKVALEVAGLGGADYEDVSFTVKRGEVIGLTGATSSGRTSVAEAIAGLRSPKRGDIRVAGQSLPRGDVPAALAAGIGCVPKDRHHEGLVLTQSVAENASMTITRLLGKFGLTPPAKKNAFGRKMIDALGIVAPGPEHVVSGLSGGNQQKVVMARALATDPNVLILIDPTAGVDVKSKEALLSVVDRVREEGKAVLVVSGELDDLRTCDRVLVMFRGRIAAEFPAGWQDHDLIASVEGVSLHEE, encoded by the coding sequence ATGAGCGAGCCCCTGCACACGCCTGGCATTGCGGCAACAGAAACAGCAACGGCCGGGGCCGCGGCTGCGGTCGTCGAAGCCTTGGACGTCACCAAGCGCTTCGGCTCCTACGCCGCATTGAACGACGTGAGCATCCGCGTGATGGCGGGCGAGTCGCATGCACTCGTCGGGCGCAACGGGGCCGGTAAATCGACGCTGGTGTCGATTCTCACCGGCCTGCGCAAGCCCGACACCGGCGAAGTGCGCTTCGGCGGCATGCCCGCGCCGTCGCTCGCCGACCGCGACGCATGGCGCGAACGCGTGGCCTGCGTCTATCAGCATTCGACCATCATCCGCGATCTGAGCGTCGCGGAGAATCTGTTCATCAACCGTCAGCCTGAGCGGCGCGGCATGATCGACTGGCAAGCCATGCGCCGCGATGCGCGTGAATTGCTCGACCACTGGAAGATCGACGTGCGCGAAGATGCCCGCGCCGGCGATCTGAGCGTCGAGGCGCGTCAGTTGGTGGAGATTGCGCGAGCGCTGTCGTATGGCGCGCGCTTCATCATTCTCGACGAGCCCACTGCCCAACTCGACGGCGACGAAATCAAACGGCTGTTTCGCCGCATCACGGAGCTGCAGCGTGAAGGCGTGACGTTTCTGTTTATCTCGCACCATCTGCAGGAGGTGTACGAGATCTGCCAGGCCGTGACGGTGCTGCGCGATGCGCGGCATATCGTCAGCGCGCCGGTGTCTGCGTTGCCGCGCGAGCAGTTGATCGAAGCGATGACCGGCGAACGCGGCGGCCTCGCCGTTGCCGACGCCGCCGCCCGCGCGCCGCTGCCCGCCGGTACGAAAGTGGCGCTGGAAGTCGCCGGTCTGGGCGGCGCGGACTATGAAGACGTGTCGTTCACGGTGAAACGCGGCGAGGTCATCGGTCTGACGGGAGCCACGAGCAGCGGCCGCACCAGCGTCGCGGAGGCGATTGCCGGTCTGCGCTCGCCGAAGCGCGGCGACATCCGCGTGGCCGGCCAATCCTTGCCGCGCGGCGATGTGCCCGCGGCGCTGGCAGCCGGCATCGGCTGCGTGCCGAAAGACCGCCATCACGAAGGCCTTGTGCTGACGCAATCGGTGGCGGAAAACGCCTCCATGACGATCACGCGTCTGCTCGGCAAGTTCGGTCTCACGCCGCCCGCGAAAAAGAACGCCTTCGGCCGCAAGATGATCGACGCGCTCGGCATCGTGGCGCCGGGGCCGGAGCACGTGGTGTCGGGCCTGTCCGGCGGCAACCAGCAAAAAGTGGTGATGGCGCGCGCGTTGGCGACCGATCCGAACGTCCTCATCCTGATCGACCCGACTGCGGGCGTCGACGTCAAATCGAAAGAAGCGCTGCTGTCCGTGGTGGACCGTGTGCGCGAAGAAGGCAAGGCGGTGCTGGTGGTCTCTGGCGAACTGGACGACCTGCGCACCTGTGACCGTGTGCTGGTCATGTTCCGTGGCCGCATCGCGGCCGAATTCCCCGCGGGTTGGCAGGACCACGACCTGATCGCATCCGTTGAAGGAGTCAGTCTCCATGAAGAATAG
- a CDS encoding sugar ABC transporter substrate-binding protein, with translation MSGAARAADTGKIGLGLPLLTSPFWQSYNNYLPVYAKQMGLDILAPVNSNGDPAQQITDMNNILNLGAKGIVVGPLDSAAISRALDSASARNVPVVAVDVAPTQGKVAMVVRADNHAYGEMACKYIGEHVKSGKVVQIMGDLASVNGRDRSEAFRACLKHYPALSLLEIPAAWKGDVAATALDSLLTANPDVKAIYMQAGGVYLSPTLQTLRRKQMLFPVGDAKHVVIVSNDGIPQEFDAIRKGEIDATVSQPADLYAKYGLYYIKAALAGQTFKPGPTDHGSTIIQIAPGMLEDQLPAPLVTKANVDDKNLWGNTVK, from the coding sequence ATGAGTGGCGCCGCCCGCGCCGCCGATACCGGCAAGATCGGTCTCGGTCTGCCGTTGCTGACCTCGCCGTTCTGGCAGTCGTACAACAACTACCTGCCGGTGTACGCGAAGCAGATGGGTCTCGACATCCTCGCGCCCGTCAACTCGAACGGTGACCCTGCGCAGCAGATCACTGATATGAACAACATCCTCAACCTGGGCGCGAAGGGCATCGTCGTCGGGCCGCTGGATTCGGCCGCGATCAGCCGCGCGCTGGATTCCGCCTCGGCCAGGAACGTCCCGGTGGTGGCCGTGGACGTGGCGCCGACGCAAGGCAAGGTGGCCATGGTGGTGCGCGCCGACAACCACGCCTACGGCGAGATGGCCTGCAAGTACATCGGCGAGCACGTGAAGTCCGGCAAGGTGGTGCAGATCATGGGCGATCTGGCATCGGTGAACGGACGTGACCGTTCGGAAGCGTTCCGCGCCTGCCTGAAGCACTATCCGGCGCTGTCGCTGCTGGAGATCCCGGCTGCCTGGAAGGGCGACGTCGCCGCGACCGCGCTCGACAGCCTGCTGACCGCCAACCCGGATGTGAAGGCCATCTACATGCAAGCGGGCGGGGTCTACCTGTCGCCGACGCTGCAGACGCTGCGCCGCAAGCAGATGCTGTTTCCGGTGGGCGATGCGAAACACGTCGTGATCGTCAGTAACGATGGCATTCCGCAGGAATTCGACGCGATCCGCAAGGGCGAGATCGACGCGACAGTCTCGCAACCGGCTGACCTGTACGCGAAGTACGGCCTGTACTACATCAAGGCCGCACTCGCCGGACAGACCTTCAAGCCGGGTCCGACCGATCACGGCAGCACGATCATCCAGATCGCGCCGGGCATGCTGGAAGATCAGTTGCCTGCGCCGCTCGTGACGAAGGCGAATGTCGACGACAAGAACCTGTGGGGCAACACGGTCAAATGA
- a CDS encoding methyl-accepting chemotaxis protein: MFSKIKVASGLLCVLAAFCVLQLVTEGLGFWSLTRTHDDVGDLSNVAMTQVDAVNRTTQALMDARINLSRAGTRMVKGGAEPAEIVQHARDQLAAADQSFAAFSNAPKTSDENSARAAALADRYQKLHSALGELAQDLDAGNIQAFLDQPTQSFQDAYLTELHNFVQFGDAAGRASLDSIDSRLALFRTVGIVILLLLLAGTIAVYVGLKRGVVAPLEEAGRHFDRIAQGRLDQPIASRGTNEIGHLFSGLARMQASVARTVKTVRESADSIHLGADEIATGNADLSARTENQAASLEETASSMEELTATVRQNADHAREANALAQTALDATSRGSEVVNQVVEKMHGIAQSSDKIAEIISVIDGIAFQTNILALNAAVEAARAGEQGRGFAVVAGEVRGLAQRSAQSAKEIKTLISESVAEIKGGSTLVEHAGDAMRNVSASISRVTQMMTEISASSLEQSTGIEQVNQAVVQMDEMTQQNAALVEEAAAAASSLHQQTQQLKDAVSVFEISDAVLRTQLFGAVNPHEQEFSLSAGPAAWR, encoded by the coding sequence ATGTTTAGCAAGATCAAGGTCGCATCCGGCCTGTTGTGTGTGTTGGCTGCTTTCTGTGTGCTGCAACTGGTGACGGAAGGGTTGGGGTTCTGGTCGCTGACCCGCACTCACGATGACGTCGGCGATCTGTCGAACGTGGCAATGACGCAGGTCGATGCGGTGAACCGCACCACCCAGGCGCTGATGGACGCGCGTATCAACCTGTCGCGCGCCGGTACGCGGATGGTGAAGGGCGGCGCCGAACCGGCCGAGATCGTCCAGCACGCGCGCGATCAACTGGCCGCGGCGGATCAGTCCTTCGCGGCTTTCTCGAACGCCCCCAAGACCAGCGACGAAAACAGCGCCCGCGCGGCCGCGCTCGCCGATCGCTATCAGAAGCTGCATTCGGCGCTGGGCGAACTGGCGCAAGACCTGGACGCGGGCAATATTCAGGCTTTCCTCGATCAGCCGACCCAATCCTTCCAGGACGCCTATCTCACCGAGTTGCATAACTTCGTACAGTTCGGCGACGCCGCGGGCCGGGCCTCGCTCGATTCGATCGATAGCCGCCTCGCGCTGTTCCGTACCGTGGGCATCGTAATCCTGCTGTTGCTGCTGGCCGGCACGATTGCCGTTTACGTGGGGTTGAAGCGCGGCGTAGTTGCACCGCTTGAAGAGGCGGGACGTCACTTCGACCGCATCGCACAAGGCCGGCTCGACCAACCCATCGCATCACGCGGCACGAACGAAATCGGTCATCTGTTCTCGGGGCTGGCACGCATGCAGGCGAGCGTGGCGCGCACGGTGAAGACGGTGCGCGAATCGGCCGATTCGATTCACCTGGGCGCGGACGAAATTGCCACGGGTAACGCGGATCTGTCCGCACGCACGGAGAATCAGGCCGCTTCGCTCGAAGAAACCGCCTCGAGCATGGAGGAACTGACCGCGACCGTGCGTCAGAACGCCGATCACGCCCGCGAGGCGAACGCGCTGGCGCAGACCGCTTTGGACGCTACCTCGCGCGGCAGCGAAGTGGTCAACCAGGTGGTCGAGAAGATGCACGGCATCGCGCAAAGCTCGGACAAGATCGCCGAGATCATCTCGGTGATCGACGGCATTGCCTTCCAGACCAACATCCTCGCGCTGAACGCGGCCGTCGAAGCGGCGCGTGCGGGCGAGCAAGGCCGTGGCTTCGCGGTGGTGGCCGGCGAGGTGCGCGGGCTGGCGCAGCGCAGCGCGCAGTCGGCCAAGGAGATCAAGACGCTGATCAGCGAATCGGTTGCGGAGATCAAGGGCGGCTCGACGCTCGTCGAGCATGCCGGCGACGCCATGCGCAACGTCTCGGCGTCGATCTCGCGCGTCACGCAGATGATGACGGAGATCAGCGCGTCGTCGCTCGAACAGAGTACGGGCATCGAGCAGGTGAATCAGGCCGTGGTGCAGATGGACGAGATGACGCAGCAGAACGCGGCACTCGTCGAAGAGGCGGCCGCGGCTGCGTCTTCGCTGCATCAACAGACCCAGCAGTTGAAGGACGCCGTCTCGGTGTTCGAGATTTCCGATGCGGTGTTGAGGACGCAGCTGTTCGGTGCGGTCAATCCGCATGAGCAGGAGTTTTCGCTGAGCGCCGGACCTGCTGCCTGGCGCTAG
- a CDS encoding UxaA family hydrolase — protein sequence MSSPLHTDVRLILLSPQDNCLIAAARLEAGTEVEIEGERVTLSKAIDLGHKVARGALAKDDKVLRYGAVIGHVTEAVARGEHLHTHNLESDYLPTYTHDAGHEFVHH from the coding sequence TTGAGCAGCCCATTGCATACCGATGTCCGCCTGATCCTGCTCAGTCCGCAGGACAACTGTCTGATTGCGGCGGCGCGGCTCGAAGCCGGTACCGAAGTCGAGATTGAAGGCGAGCGCGTCACGCTCAGCAAGGCGATCGATCTGGGCCACAAGGTTGCGCGCGGCGCGTTGGCCAAAGACGACAAGGTGCTGCGCTATGGCGCGGTGATCGGCCACGTGACAGAAGCCGTCGCGCGCGGCGAGCATCTGCACACCCACAACCTCGAAAGCGACTACCTGCCCACGTACACCCACGATGCGGGCCACGAATTCGTGCATCATTGA
- a CDS encoding ABC transporter permease: MKNSVPSPAFGAAQGQVGAQAAQRGRVRIEFARLRDLALVPALALLIVIGAFVSPSFLTKANLISVLGASAALALVVLAESLIVLTGKFDLSLESTVGIAPAVGAMLVMPAASAGFGWQWPAAAGLLAILVVGAVIGFINGFLVVRLRLNAFIVTLAMLIVLRGMLVGATKGGTLFDMPSSFFTLATTIVLGLPLSVWLAAVAFAVAAFMLRYHRLGRALYAIGGNPEAARAAGIRVERITWGVFVLGSVLASLGGLIVTGYVGAINANQGNGMIFTVFAAAVIGGISLDGGKGTMLGALSGVLLLGVVQNLLTLAQVPSFWIQAIYGAIILGSLMVARLASGEGQN; this comes from the coding sequence ATGAAGAATAGTGTGCCAAGCCCTGCATTCGGCGCGGCCCAAGGACAGGTTGGTGCGCAGGCCGCGCAGCGCGGCCGGGTGCGGATCGAATTCGCGCGGCTGCGCGACCTCGCCCTGGTGCCCGCGCTTGCCCTGTTGATTGTGATCGGCGCATTTGTCAGCCCGAGCTTTCTGACCAAGGCGAACCTGATCAGCGTGCTCGGTGCGTCCGCGGCGCTCGCGCTGGTGGTGCTCGCCGAATCGCTGATCGTGCTGACCGGCAAGTTCGATCTGTCGCTCGAGTCCACGGTGGGGATTGCGCCTGCGGTCGGCGCGATGCTGGTGATGCCGGCCGCCTCCGCGGGCTTTGGCTGGCAATGGCCCGCTGCGGCGGGTTTGCTGGCGATTCTCGTAGTCGGCGCGGTGATCGGTTTTATCAACGGCTTTCTGGTGGTCCGCTTACGCCTGAACGCCTTCATCGTCACGCTCGCCATGCTGATTGTGCTGCGCGGCATGCTGGTGGGCGCGACCAAGGGCGGCACGCTGTTCGATATGCCGTCGTCGTTCTTCACGCTCGCTACGACGATTGTCCTTGGGCTGCCGTTGTCGGTGTGGCTCGCGGCGGTGGCATTCGCGGTGGCCGCTTTTATGCTTCGCTACCATCGGCTTGGGCGCGCGCTGTATGCGATCGGCGGTAATCCCGAAGCGGCGCGCGCCGCCGGGATTCGCGTCGAGCGTATTACGTGGGGCGTGTTCGTGCTCGGCAGCGTGCTCGCTTCGCTTGGCGGCCTGATCGTCACCGGCTATGTGGGTGCGATCAACGCGAATCAGGGCAACGGCATGATCTTCACGGTGTTCGCGGCTGCGGTGATCGGCGGCATTTCGCTCGACGGCGGCAAGGGCACCATGCTCGGTGCGCTTTCCGGTGTGTTGCTGCTCGGTGTGGTGCAGAATCTGTTAACACTGGCACAGGTGCCGTCGTTCTGGATTCAGGCCATCTACGGCGCGATCATCCTTGGCTCGCTGATGGTGGCACGCCTCGCAAGCGGCGAAGGCCAGAATTGA
- a CDS encoding ureidoglycolate lyase, with protein MKLLRYGPKGQEKPGLLDAQGKIRDLSGVVGDIDGAALSDASLAKLRALDPASLPVVEGNPRLGPAVGKIGKFICIGLNYADHAAESNLPVPTEPVVFNKWNSAISGPNDNVEIPRGSKKTDWEVELGVVIGKPAKYIDEANALDYVAGYCVINDVSEREWQIERGGTWDKGKGFDTFGPIGPWVVTRDEVADPQNLNLWLEVDGHRYQNGNTKTMVFGVAKLVSYLSTCMSLQPGDVISTGTPPGVGMGVKPNPIYLKPGQTIRLGIEGLGEQQQKTYAAE; from the coding sequence ATGAAACTGCTTCGTTATGGACCGAAAGGTCAGGAAAAGCCCGGCCTGCTCGACGCGCAAGGCAAGATTCGCGATCTGTCGGGCGTAGTGGGCGATATCGACGGCGCCGCGCTGAGCGATGCCAGCCTCGCCAAACTGCGCGCGCTCGATCCGGCCTCGCTGCCGGTGGTCGAGGGTAATCCGCGCCTGGGGCCGGCTGTCGGCAAGATCGGCAAGTTCATCTGCATCGGCTTGAACTACGCGGATCACGCGGCGGAATCGAATCTGCCCGTGCCGACCGAACCGGTGGTGTTCAACAAGTGGAATAGCGCGATCAGCGGCCCGAACGACAACGTCGAAATCCCGCGCGGCTCGAAGAAGACCGACTGGGAAGTCGAGCTCGGCGTGGTGATCGGCAAGCCGGCCAAGTACATCGACGAAGCCAACGCGCTCGATTACGTCGCCGGCTATTGCGTGATCAACGACGTCTCCGAACGCGAATGGCAGATCGAGCGCGGCGGCACGTGGGACAAGGGCAAGGGTTTCGACACCTTCGGCCCGATCGGCCCGTGGGTGGTCACGCGCGACGAAGTGGCCGATCCGCAGAACCTGAACCTGTGGCTCGAAGTGGACGGCCATCGCTATCAGAACGGCAACACGAAGACGATGGTGTTCGGTGTGGCGAAGCTGGTGTCGTATCTGTCGACCTGCATGAGCCTGCAACCGGGCGACGTGATTTCGACCGGCACGCCGCCGGGTGTCGGCATGGGCGTGAAACCGAATCCGATCTACCTGAAGCCGGGCCAGACGATTCGCCTCGGCATCGAAGGGCTGGGCGAGCAGCAGCAGAAGACTTACGCGGCTGAGTAA
- a CDS encoding aldo/keto reductase, protein MTEAIRSKVSQRRTIGRRGLQVTGLGLGTAPLGGLYNDLSEEEALATVAAAFEAGVRFFDTAPHYGHTKAEHRLGDALRRYPRDQYGLSTKTGRHFVPRTTPYDGSEGWQNPLPFEAIFDYTHDGILRSFEDSQQRLGIVEIDILLIHDIGRVTHGEKNPHYWKQLTDGGGFRALDELRSAGVVKAVGLGVNEGAAILEVMAAFDIDCALLAGRYTLLEQATLDDLLPACEARGVSILLGGAFNSGILARGVQGDLKFNYVAAPKEVIERVARLEAVCREHDVPLAAAALQFPYAHPAVATVLTGARSVGELRENVASFERPIPAELWTALRDKGLLDPRAPVPKD, encoded by the coding sequence ATGACAGAGGCGATTCGTTCAAAAGTCAGCCAGCGCCGCACGATCGGCCGGCGCGGCTTGCAAGTCACAGGACTGGGTCTGGGCACCGCGCCGCTTGGCGGTCTGTACAACGATCTGTCCGAGGAAGAAGCGCTGGCCACGGTGGCCGCCGCCTTCGAGGCAGGGGTGCGCTTTTTCGACACGGCGCCGCACTACGGCCATACGAAAGCCGAGCACCGTCTGGGCGACGCGCTACGCCGCTATCCGCGCGATCAATACGGACTGTCGACCAAAACCGGCCGGCATTTCGTGCCGCGCACCACGCCCTACGACGGTAGCGAGGGCTGGCAAAATCCTCTGCCGTTCGAGGCAATCTTCGACTACACGCACGACGGCATCCTGCGGTCGTTTGAGGACAGCCAGCAGCGGCTCGGCATCGTCGAGATCGACATTCTGCTGATCCACGATATTGGCCGTGTCACGCATGGCGAGAAAAATCCGCACTACTGGAAGCAACTCACGGACGGCGGCGGTTTTCGCGCGCTCGACGAATTGCGCTCGGCGGGCGTGGTGAAGGCCGTCGGTCTAGGGGTTAACGAAGGGGCGGCGATTCTCGAGGTGATGGCCGCGTTCGACATTGACTGCGCGCTGCTCGCAGGCCGCTATACGCTGCTTGAGCAGGCCACGCTCGACGACCTGCTGCCCGCGTGCGAAGCGCGCGGCGTGAGCATTCTGCTGGGCGGCGCATTCAACTCGGGGATCCTGGCGCGTGGCGTGCAAGGCGACCTGAAGTTCAACTATGTTGCCGCGCCCAAAGAGGTGATCGAACGCGTGGCTCGACTGGAAGCGGTATGCCGCGAGCACGATGTGCCGCTGGCGGCCGCTGCGTTGCAGTTCCCGTATGCCCACCCGGCCGTTGCAACGGTGTTGACCGGCGCGCGCAGTGTTGGAGAGTTGCGCGAGAACGTCGCATCGTTCGAGCGTCCGATTCCTGCGGAGTTGTGGACGGCATTGCGCGACAAAGGTCTGCTGGATCCGCGAGCGCCAGTGCCGAAGGATTGA
- a CDS encoding amidohydrolase family protein: protein MHIDAHQHYWDPARGDYGWLTPDLKPMYRIFGPADLAPLRERADVQRTVVVQAAPTVEESRYLLELAQGDASIAGVVGWVPMLLGDAPALIAELARHPQFKGIRPMLQDIPDDNWIANPDLTPAVEALIAHDLAFDALIFTRHVDAFETFAKRFPTLRIVIDHGAKPPIRDGRSGWQSWADGITRLASLPHVHCKLSGLATEAAPGWTEATLQPYVDHLLQSFGPARLMWGSDWPVLNLNGDYLLWHSVANTLLAGLSDGERDAVFGANAVAFYRL from the coding sequence ATGCACATCGATGCGCACCAGCATTACTGGGACCCGGCTCGTGGCGACTACGGCTGGCTGACGCCGGACCTGAAGCCGATGTACCGGATCTTCGGGCCGGCCGATCTCGCACCGCTGCGCGAGCGCGCCGATGTGCAGCGTACGGTGGTGGTGCAGGCGGCGCCCACGGTCGAGGAAAGCCGCTATCTGCTGGAACTTGCGCAGGGCGATGCATCCATTGCGGGGGTGGTCGGTTGGGTGCCGATGCTCTTGGGCGACGCGCCCGCTCTGATCGCCGAGCTCGCACGTCATCCGCAATTCAAGGGCATTCGCCCGATGCTGCAGGACATCCCCGACGACAACTGGATCGCCAATCCTGACCTCACGCCCGCCGTCGAAGCGCTGATTGCGCACGACCTCGCTTTCGATGCGCTGATTTTCACGCGCCACGTCGACGCCTTCGAAACCTTCGCCAAACGCTTTCCGACGCTGCGTATCGTGATCGATCACGGCGCGAAGCCGCCGATCCGCGACGGCCGCAGCGGCTGGCAAAGCTGGGCAGACGGCATCACGCGTCTGGCGAGTCTGCCGCATGTACATTGCAAGCTCTCGGGACTCGCGACCGAGGCCGCACCCGGCTGGACCGAAGCGACGCTGCAGCCGTATGTCGATCATCTGCTGCAGTCGTTCGGCCCGGCGCGTTTGATGTGGGGCAGCGACTGGCCGGTGCTCAACCTGAACGGCGATTACCTGCTGTGGCATTCGGTGGCGAACACCTTGCTCGCCGGGCTGTCCGACGGGGAGCGCGACGCGGTGTTCGGGGCGAATGCCGTCGCGTTCTATCGCCTGTGA